Genomic window (Deltaproteobacteria bacterium):
TTCAAACACTTTTCAATCCAGCGCGAGCGTAGGAACTTTTTTTGTTGAAATGACGTATTGTGTCTGTTAATAATAACAACATTTAGAGCATTTTCGAAAATTGCTGGCATGATTTGTGCTAGTCTACAAAGTGTACAACAGGACAATAACAACAGCCCGCTTTAGTCCGTTGGTCGCAAAATTCGTGTTTTTTCTGGTTTTGTGGTAGAAGATATTTGGAAGGCACTGTTTTTGAATACTGGCAACTAATTGAGGGATTCAGGGATTGAGGAATTAGAATATGGATGGTTCCACCAACCCGCCTGCTGGTGAGGCAGGTTCCTAAATTCCTCAATTTGCAATCCCTAAATTCCGGTTTGTCCCGGTTAGGAGATAGTTAAGGTGTTAAATGCCCTTCTTGGAAGGATTTCTAATGATTTGGCAATCGATTTAGGAACTGCCAACACGCTTGTATACGTCAAGGGAAAAGGAATAGTCCTGAGCGAGCCGTCTGTTGTGGCAGTTCGAACAGATAACAAACGTAAGAACAAGGTGTTGGCGGTCGGCGCAGAGGCCAAGAGAATGCTTGGCAGGACTCCGGGAAATATCGTAGCCATCCGCCCCATGAAAGATGGCGTGATTGCCGATTTTGAAGTCACTGAAGCGATGTTGCGCCATTTTATTCGCAAGGTACACAATCGTCGAGCCTTGATACGACCAAGAATCATTGTTTGTGTGCCATCCGGGATTACACAAGTGGAGAAACGGGCCGTCAAGGAATCGGCCGAATCCGCTGGGGCCAGGGAGGTGTTTCTGATTGAAGAGCCTATGGCGGCAGCTATCGGGGCCGGTCTTCCAATTACGGAACCTACGGGCAATATGGTTGTTGACATTGGAGGGGGAACGACCGAGGTCGCTGTCATATCCCTTGCGGGCATCGTTTACAGCCGTTCGATACGGGTGGGCGGAGACAAGATGGACGATGCCATAGTGCAGTACATCAAAAGAAAGTATAATCTTCTGATTGGAGAAAGAACGGCGGAAATTATCAAGACGACGATTGGCAATGCCTACCCTGATCCGGAAAACATAGAAACCATAGAAGTCAAAGGCAGGGACCTGGTGTCCGGTATTCCAAAGATACTGGCTATAGATTCCGAAGAGATACGTGTGGCCACGGCCGAACAAATTGACTCTATAGTTGAGACCGTAAAAACTGCTTTGGAACAAACCCCGCCCGAGTTGGCTGCAGATATTGTTGACACGGGCATCGTTATGACTGGCGGCGGCGCCCTCCTGAAGAATTTGGACAAATTGCTTCGAGAAGAGACCTCTCTGCCCATTACAGTGACCGATGACCCGCTATCCACGGTGGCGATCGGTTCAGGCAAGACCTTGGAGGAGATCTCCCTTTTGAGCGAGGTGACGATCCAATAGAAGAGATGCCCGGGAATCATCGTATGGCGGGTTGCTCACTCAAGTCCTTTTCCGGCTGTTCCCATGTTTTCAAAAAGACTCCTAGCCATTTTTTGCCTAATAATTTTTGTCCTTGTTAACATCATCTTCCTTTCCATCAGCGCGAAACATCGTCATGGCAACACCATGGTTGAGAGAATCGTAATGGCTGGGATTGCGCCGTTTCAGGAAGGCGTCACTCAGGTCATCCGGTTCTGTGAACATGTATGGAATCACTATTTCTATTTGGTGAATGTGAGAAAGGAATGTGATCAACTGGAGGATCTGCTTGCCAAGGCGAATCTGGAAAAGAGTAAATACGTTGAATCCGAGCGCACATGTGAGCGTCTACAAAGGCTTCTGGAGACAAAATCCGCCATTCCTCATCGTCTCATTTCGGCAGATGTCGTTGGACTTGATCCTTCGGAATGGTTTAAGACTATTATCATCAACAGGGGAACACATGACAGCGTTGCCAAGGGCATGCCGGTAATCGCCCCGGAAGGTATTGTAGGTCAAATTGTCTCAGCGTCGTACCGTTATTCAAAGGTCATGCTGATTATTGACCGCAGCAGCGCCGTGGATGCCCTTGTGCAACGGACCAGGACACGAGGCATTGTTGAGGGAGAGACTGATGAGATGTGTCGGTTCAAATATGTTTTGAGAAAAGCGGACATCAGCGCTGGAGACACGGTCGTATCATCCGGGCTCGACGGGCTTTTTCCGAAAGGCCTTCGTGTGGGTTCTGTCAAGGAAATATCCAAGGGGCAGCCCGGCATTTTCCAGGTCGTCAGCGTACAGCCCTATGTCGATTTTGCAAGATTGGAAGAAGTCTTGGTGATTGTCGAGTAACAGCGTGAAAACCTTTTTGCTCTATGCCACTATCGGACTTGCCACAATTGTCGCTCAGACGACGATCCTGAGACTATCCCTCTTTCGAGGCATATTCTATGACCTTCTAATTCCGATGGTGGTTTTTGTGCGCCTCAATTTGCCAGTGAGGACAGCCGCCATACTGGTTCTGCTCATTGGTTTCGTTATGGATCTCTTCTCAGGAAGCCAATTTGGCCTGTATCTTTCCGTGTATCTCTGGATATTCATAGTGGTCAAGGGGGTCTCAAACTACTTTGATGTGCAGGGCAGCATGTTCCGATCCATGCTGATTGCACTCGGCGTATTGGCAGAGCATATGATATTTTTTGTTTTTTCGCTTATCCCCGGTAATGGGGTTTCCCTGTTGGCTTGTCGAATCGCGCCTGTCATGTGGCAGATAATTTTCGCTGCGATTACGGGCCCGGCCATCGTAATGGGTTTGGAAAAGATCCAACCACGAGCGGAGACCATGGCGGTAGACGGTGAGAAATCCAGAGAGAATCTGACGGCCTGATGAACCACACGTATCTGAAGACAGTTGACAGCGATTGGTACAGACAGAGGTTGTCTGGAACGCTGATCTGCGTTTTTGCGGTTTTTTTGGTTCTTCTGGCGCGGCTTTATTACTTGCAGGTCGTAAAAGGGGCTGAATTTAGGCGACAATCTCAAAACAACTGCGTCAGGCTACAAAGCATACCTCCTGCTAGGGGCCTAATCTTCGACCGCAACGGGGTCCTCATGGTAGACAACAGGCCGTCCTTCAGCGTGTCGATTGTCTTAGAAGACGCCAAGAATCCCAAAGAGGTGCTTCTCAAGTTGGCAGAATTCCTTGGAGAAGAACCGCAGCCGATCCTGGCAAAACTCGATGGCGCAAGGGGGTATCCTTCGTTCAAACCGATTCTTCTTAAACGTGACCTCAGCCGTGATTCCTTGGCAGTTGTGGAGGCTCATAAACTGGATCTTCCGGGTATTTTCATAACCATTGAACCCATGCGCCACTATGTTGACGGGAAACGGGCCTCTCACCTGATCGGATACCTGAGCGAGATCAGCGAGGAGCAACTCAAGAGTGGGCGCTTTCCACACAACAGAAGCGGGGATTTTATCGGAAAGTTCGGAGTCGAGAAAAGCTGCGAGTCGTTCTTCCACGGTGAACCGGGAACAAGGCAGGTCCAGGTCAATGCCCTTGGCCAGGTCACAAGGGTTCTTGAGACTGTACAGACAGTGCCGGGGAAAAATGTATACTTGACGCTGGATCTTGAACTCCAGCGAAAAACCGAGGAGATGTTTGCTGAAAAGGTGGGCGCGGCCGTGGCCATGGATCCGTCCAATGGCCATATCCTTGCCATGGTGAGCAGCCCCGCCTTTGACCCGAATGCCTTTGTGGAGGGTATGACCTTTGAAGAGTGGAACAAACTTGCTGCCAACGAGTTTCACCCCATGGGGAACAAGGCTATTCAGGGCCAGTACCCTCCTGGCTCCACATACAAAATCGTGACGACTATAGCTGGACTGGAGGAAGGCGTAATCAACGAAGATACAAAGCTTTACTGTCCTGGCTATTACAGGTGTGGCAACCGCACGTTTCGATGCTGGAAGCGCGGGGGACACGGGTCCGTCGACATTATTGATGCATTGGCCCAGTCCTGTGACGTCTTTTTTTTTCAAGTTGGAGAAAAATTGGGAGTAGATCGTCTGGCCCGATTTGCCACTTCCTGCGGTCTCGGTATGTCTACAGGGATCAAACTCGACAATGAGGCCCCTGGCTTGGTACCGAGCTCGGCATGGAAGTTGAGGAAGATAGGCGTGCCTTGGCAAGCAGGCGAGACCCTTTCTGTGGCAATCGGCCAGGGGTTTAACCTGGTTACGCCCATTCAGATGGTTTCTCTGGTTGCTGCCGTGGCCAATGGTGGAACGAGGTACAAACCGTTGGTCGTAGGGCGGATACGGGGCGTGGACGGCTCATTGGTCAAGATTGGGGCGGCAGAACCTGTGGGAAAGCTTGCGGCTTCTGACAAAACGCTCGAGTTTCTCAGGAAAGGTCTGGTTGATGCGGTCAACAAGCGTGAAGGGACTGGTTGGATTGCTCGTGTGCGTGGCATCGAGGTTGCCGGCAAGACCGGCACGGCCCAGGTCGTTTCCATGGAGAAAGGCCACGAGGAAAAGCCACTTGAGAGCATCCCTTTTTGTCTTCGTGACCATGCCTGGTTTGTGGCCTTTGCGCCAGTAGAGACCCCCCGAATTGCGGTTGCCGTGCTCGTGGAACACGGCGGCCACGGCTCAAGCGCTGCAGGACCGATAGCCAGGGAGATGATTAAGGCATATTTGGGGATTTAAGAATTAAGGGATTAAGGGGTTAGGCGACTTAGGGATTGAACAATTCATTCAATTCCTAATCTCCTGAATTTGATCGATGTTTGATCGAAGATTGGTTCAACACTTTGATTGGGTGTTATTGGCCTTGGCGCTGGTTCTTGAGGCCATCGGCATCCTCACGCTTTACAGCGCAGTGAATGCCAGTGCGCATGTGGCTGATTTGACGTGCCCCGTCTACCTTAAGCAGACCTATTGGTTTGGCATGGGAATCGCCGCCATGGTTGCAATGTTTCTTTTCAATTACAAGTGGCTGCACCGATGGGGTGGGGCTGCATACGCCTTTTCCGTTGGGCTTCTGTTGGCAGTGGCCTTTGCGGGAAAAGAGGTATCCGGTTCTCAGCGTTGGCTTGTGGTGGGTTCATTGTCGTTTCAACCCTCAGAGATAGTCAAGATTGCTGTAGTTATTGTTTTGGCAAGATATTTTTCGGATTGTTGTTCTGAAGAAGGTTTCACTCTCAAGAGTCTTTGGAAACCCCTTGTCTGGACCTTGGTCCCGTTCATCTTAATTGCGAGACAGCCGGACTTAGGCACAGGTCTTGTTGTGCTTCTCATCGCAGGGTCTATGACCCTCTTTGTGAAGATTGAACGTCGATCCATGATCTGCTTGACCGGCGCTGGTGTATTGGTGTGTTCGGTGGCATGGTTTTTCCTGAAAGAATATCAGAAACAGCGTATTTCAGCATTTTGGAATCCCGAAACAGACCCGTTGGGCGCCGGTTATCATGTCATTCAGTCGAAGATTGCTGTCGGTTCCGGCATGGTTCTGGGCAAGGGATTCTTGAAGGGGACCCAAAACGCTCTTTCCTTCCTTCCTGAGCAGCACACGGACTTCATTTTTTCTGTCCTGGCCGAAGAGTGGGGCTTCTTGGGTTCGGCCATGGTCGTGACACTGTATCTTTTGTTAATCATCTGGGGGTTAAGTATTGCAATACGTTCCAAAGAGCCTTTCGGAACCATTTTGGCTGTGGGTATTACCAGTATGGTGTTCTGGCAGGCCATCATAAACGTGGGAATGGCCTTGGGGTTGCTGCCAGTGGTGGGTGTAACCCTGCCCCTAATCAGCTATGGCGGCTCGTCGCTGGTGGCCACCATGCTTGGGATCGGAATTCTTATGAATATCAGTATGCGCAGATTCATGTTCAAGGATTGACGGCTTCGCAGGAAGTCCATCTGCGGCGTTGCGCTTTATTTTTCGTCACTGCGACGTACGATTAGTACGCCTCATTCCTCAAAATTCGCGCGCCTTGCATCTGGAGCTTCCTGCTGTGCCGTCCACTTGAGCGAGTTCTTCAAGGATTGACGGCTTCGCAGAAAGGGAGACGCAACATGAAAACAAGAGGGAAAGAAATACAGACGTTCCTGGGTCCGGAGACCACGCTTGAAGGCAAGCTCGCATTTGAAGGGACCGTGAGACTGGACGGGCATTTTACCGGGACAATAGAAAGCAAGGATGGAATGATGATCGTTGGGGAAAAAGCGGTCATTCGTGCTGATATCTTGGTGCACACTGCCACCGTAAGCGGAGAGGTTAGCGGCAATATCCGAGCCACAAACTGTATTGAGTTGCATCCACCGGCCCGCGTGTTTGGTGACCTGCATTGTCCGGTGGTTGTTATTGACGCCGGGGTGGTTTTCCATGGCAACTGCACCATGAAAGCTAATGATGACGGGGGAGCAAAGACGATCAATTTGGCTGAATGGCAGACGTGACTTAAAAATAATAGAAAAAAACCTTTGACAAGCTGCCCGTCGTGGTGTATAGACGGGCAGCTTTTTGGTGCGTATGTTGTCATGTTCATTTGAAATTTCCTAAACGATCAAGAGAAGAAAGTGGGAGTCGGTCATGATTAGTGTTGATTGGACTTTATTTCTCCAGATGGCAAACTTCATTGTGCTGATTTTCATCCTCAACGCCGTCCTCTATAAACCTATCCGCAAAATACTCATCGAAAGAAAGAAAAAAATCCAGGGCGCCGAGGAATCCATTAAGGGCGCTCAACAGGATGCCGCCGAAACCATGCAGACATTTCAAACAAAGATCGGTGAAGCCAAGATGAAGGGGCATCAGCAAAAAGAGGGCCTGAAGGAGGCCGGCCAGGAGGAGGAAAGGCGGCTTGTAGACGAAATCAACCAGAAGGCGCAAGCGGACCTTGAGGCGGTACGGGTTCAGATTGCCAAGGATGCAGGGGCCGCCAGGGACAAACTAAA
Coding sequences:
- the rodA gene encoding rod shape-determining protein RodA codes for the protein MFDRRLVQHFDWVLLALALVLEAIGILTLYSAVNASAHVADLTCPVYLKQTYWFGMGIAAMVAMFLFNYKWLHRWGGAAYAFSVGLLLAVAFAGKEVSGSQRWLVVGSLSFQPSEIVKIAVVIVLARYFSDCCSEEGFTLKSLWKPLVWTLVPFILIARQPDLGTGLVVLLIAGSMTLFVKIERRSMICLTGAGVLVCSVAWFFLKEYQKQRISAFWNPETDPLGAGYHVIQSKIAVGSGMVLGKGFLKGTQNALSFLPEQHTDFIFSVLAEEWGFLGSAMVVTLYLLLIIWGLSIAIRSKEPFGTILAVGITSMVFWQAIINVGMALGLLPVVGVTLPLISYGGSSLVATMLGIGILMNISMRRFMFKD
- a CDS encoding ATP synthase F0 subunit B, translating into MISVDWTLFLQMANFIVLIFILNAVLYKPIRKILIERKKKIQGAEESIKGAQQDAAETMQTFQTKIGEAKMKGHQQKEGLKEAGQEEERRLVDEINQKAQADLEAVRVQIAKDAGAARDKLKSEVKAFSAAIAEKILGRAVS
- a CDS encoding polymer-forming cytoskeletal protein translates to MKTRGKEIQTFLGPETTLEGKLAFEGTVRLDGHFTGTIESKDGMMIVGEKAVIRADILVHTATVSGEVSGNIRATNCIELHPPARVFGDLHCPVVVIDAGVVFHGNCTMKANDDGGAKTINLAEWQT
- the mrdA gene encoding penicillin-binding protein 2 — its product is MNHTYLKTVDSDWYRQRLSGTLICVFAVFLVLLARLYYLQVVKGAEFRRQSQNNCVRLQSIPPARGLIFDRNGVLMVDNRPSFSVSIVLEDAKNPKEVLLKLAEFLGEEPQPILAKLDGARGYPSFKPILLKRDLSRDSLAVVEAHKLDLPGIFITIEPMRHYVDGKRASHLIGYLSEISEEQLKSGRFPHNRSGDFIGKFGVEKSCESFFHGEPGTRQVQVNALGQVTRVLETVQTVPGKNVYLTLDLELQRKTEEMFAEKVGAAVAMDPSNGHILAMVSSPAFDPNAFVEGMTFEEWNKLAANEFHPMGNKAIQGQYPPGSTYKIVTTIAGLEEGVINEDTKLYCPGYYRCGNRTFRCWKRGGHGSVDIIDALAQSCDVFFFQVGEKLGVDRLARFATSCGLGMSTGIKLDNEAPGLVPSSAWKLRKIGVPWQAGETLSVAIGQGFNLVTPIQMVSLVAAVANGGTRYKPLVVGRIRGVDGSLVKIGAAEPVGKLAASDKTLEFLRKGLVDAVNKREGTGWIARVRGIEVAGKTGTAQVVSMEKGHEEKPLESIPFCLRDHAWFVAFAPVETPRIAVAVLVEHGGHGSSAAGPIAREMIKAYLGI
- a CDS encoding rod shape-determining protein; this encodes MLNALLGRISNDLAIDLGTANTLVYVKGKGIVLSEPSVVAVRTDNKRKNKVLAVGAEAKRMLGRTPGNIVAIRPMKDGVIADFEVTEAMLRHFIRKVHNRRALIRPRIIVCVPSGITQVEKRAVKESAESAGAREVFLIEEPMAAAIGAGLPITEPTGNMVVDIGGGTTEVAVISLAGIVYSRSIRVGGDKMDDAIVQYIKRKYNLLIGERTAEIIKTTIGNAYPDPENIETIEVKGRDLVSGIPKILAIDSEEIRVATAEQIDSIVETVKTALEQTPPELAADIVDTGIVMTGGGALLKNLDKLLREETSLPITVTDDPLSTVAIGSGKTLEEISLLSEVTIQ
- the mreC gene encoding rod shape-determining protein MreC gives rise to the protein MFSKRLLAIFCLIIFVLVNIIFLSISAKHRHGNTMVERIVMAGIAPFQEGVTQVIRFCEHVWNHYFYLVNVRKECDQLEDLLAKANLEKSKYVESERTCERLQRLLETKSAIPHRLISADVVGLDPSEWFKTIIINRGTHDSVAKGMPVIAPEGIVGQIVSASYRYSKVMLIIDRSSAVDALVQRTRTRGIVEGETDEMCRFKYVLRKADISAGDTVVSSGLDGLFPKGLRVGSVKEISKGQPGIFQVVSVQPYVDFARLEEVLVIVE